From one Rosa rugosa chromosome 4, drRosRugo1.1, whole genome shotgun sequence genomic stretch:
- the LOC133706729 gene encoding phosphatidylserine decarboxylase proenzyme 3-like codes for MGQGSSKEDTGVASASESSSKAGGGSSRSRLKQRLHRRRRRSRSNSSSHHKCLAAEDFVGIALLTLVRAEMKFKDKWLACLSFGEQTFRTQISDQTDKPVWNSAKKLCLDKNGPRFARISVFETNKMYKNTLIGFCEIDLLEFLTRELESDSSSECETLNLLDPSSPDKVVGEISVSISVEDPIETEKSFARRILSLVDYNEDGHLSLSEFSDLITAFGNQVAVNKKEEMFKAADKNRDGVVSMDELADLLAIQQEKEPIINCCPVCGETLEDSDTLNHMIHLTLCFDEGTGKQVMTGGFLTDKQANYGWMFKLSEWAHFSSYDIGLNSGSSSSHILVFDRKTKRLVEELIDGKIVLSMRAIYQSKLGLGLLDTGAKELLQNISEKQGRKMNSLESAKDIPKFVEFFKDQLNLAEMKYPLEHFKTFNQFFVRELKPGARPVACPERDDVAVCGADSRLTAFSSVDDSLRFWIKGRKFSVQGLLGKDICSSAFINGTLVILRLAPQDYHRFHSPVSGTVEQFVNIPGCLYTVNPIAVNSKYCNVFTENKRVVSIISTTEFGKVAFVAIGATMVGSISFLKKEGDHVKKGDEFGYFSFGGSTVICVFEKDVIEIDEDLLANSSRSLETLVSVGMKLGVSKKQANIELPDLHNCVLQD; via the exons ATGGGGCAGGGAAGCTCCAAAGAAGACACTGGTGTTGCTTCAGCTTCAGAGTCGTCCTCCAAAGCAGGAGGAGGATCCAGTCGGTCTCGCCTGAAGCAGCGACTGCACCGTCGTCGACGCCGGAGTCGCTCCAATTCCTCGTCTCATCACAAATGCCTCGCCGCCGAGGATTTCGTCGGAATCGCTCTCCTCACCCTCGTTCGA GCTGAAATGAAGTTCAAGGACAAGTGGCTCGCCTGTCTTTCCTTTGGAGAGCAAACCTTTCGTACACAGATCTCTGATCA AACAGACAAACCTGTTTGGAATTCT GCAAAGAAGCTTTGTCTGGACAAAAATGGGCCTCGTTTTGCAAGGATCTCAGTGTTTGAG ACGAATAAAATGTATAAGAACACTCTGATAGGATTTTGTGAGATTGATCTACTTGAATTTCTAACCAGG GAATTAGAATCCGATTCCAGTTCCGAGTGTGAGACATTGAACCTGTTAGATCCATCATCACCAGACAAAGTTGTGGGAGAAATATCTGTTTCAATATCTGTTGAG GACCCAATTGAAACAGAAAAGAGTTTTGCAAGACGCATTTTATCCCTAGTG GACTACAATGAAGATGGACACCTTTCATTGTCTGAATTTTCTGACTTAATTACTGCTTTTGGGAATCAAGTGGCAGTGAACAAG AAAGAGGAGATGTTTAAAGCAGCTGACAAGAACAGGGATGGTGTTGTTAGCATGGATGAGTTGGCTGACCTTCTTGCCATTCAACAAGAAAA GGAACCAATAATCAATTGCTGTCCTGTTTGTGGCGAGACTCTTGAAGATTCTGATACGCTGAACCACATGATTCATTTGACCCTATGTTTTGATGAAGGAACTGGAAAACAGGTTATGACTGGAGGATTTTTGACAGATAAACAGGCTAATTATGG GTGGATGTTTAAGCTTAGTGAATGGGCCCATTTTTCATCCTATGACATTGGTTTAAACTCTGGATCAAGTAGTTCCCATATTCTG GTATTTGATCGGAAGACAAAGAGACTTGTGGAAGAATTGATAGATGGAAAGATTGTCTTGTCAATGAGAGCCATTTACCAGTCAAAGCTAGGGCTTGGCCTTCTGGATACAG GGGCTAAGGAGCTCTTGCAGAACATCTCTGAAAAGCAAGGGAGGAAAATGAACTCTCTGGAATCTGCTAAAGATATACCAAAATTCGTCGAATTTTTTAAG GATCAactcaatttggctgaaatgaAGTACCCCTTGGAACATTTTAAG ACATTCAATCAATTTTTTGTGAGAGAGTTAAAGCCTGGTGCAAGACCAGTTGCCTGCCCAGAACGTGATGATGTTGCCGTCTGTGGTGCAGATAGCCGTCTTACAGCATTCAGTTCTGTTGATGACAGTCTAAGATTTTGGATTAAG GGTCGGAAGTTTTCAGTTCAAGGACTTCTGGGGAAAGATATTTGTTCCAGTGCTTTTATTAATGGAACATTGGTTATCCTTCGTTTGGCACCACAG GATTATCATCGTTTTCATAGTCCTGTTTCTGGAACTGTTGAGCAGTTTGTAAATATACCTGGATGCCTATATACG GTTAACCCTATTGCTGTTAATAGCAAGTATTGTAATGTCTTCACTGAGAATAAGCGAGTAGTATCAATTATATCAACGACAGAGTTTGGAAAG GTGGCTTTTGTTGCAATCGGTGCAACTATGGTTGGCAGCATCTCCTTTTTAAAGAAGGAGGGAGACCATGTTAAGAAAGGAGATGAG TTTGGATATTTCTCGTTTGGTGGAAGTACTGTGATTTGTGTTTTCGAAAAG GATGTGATTGAGATAGATGAGGATCTCTTAGCAAATAGTTCCCGATCACTAGAGACCTTGGTTTCTGTTGGGATGAAGTTGGGTGTGTCAAAAAAACAAGCCAACATTGAGTTGCCAGACTTACATAACTGTGTGTTGCAAGATTGA
- the LOC133706730 gene encoding SEC1 family transport protein SLY1, with amino-acid sequence MALNLRQRQTECIARMLNLNQPVNATGMANEEVYKMLIYDKYCQNILSPLIHVKDLRKHGVTLFFLIDKDRKPVPDVPAVYFVQPTHANIQRIIADTSSLLYDSFHLNFSSCIPRPLLEDLASGAVNSDSIHRISKVHDQYLEFVTLEDNLFSLAQKSSYVQLNDPSAGDREIEEIIEKIVGGLFCVLATLAVVPIIRCPRGGPAEMVASALDQRLRDHLLSKNNLFTEGGNFVSSFQRPVLCLFDRNFELSVGIQHDFRYQPLVHDVLGLRLNRLNVPGEKGGMKSFELDSSDPFWAANWSLAFPEVAGEIESQLSKYKKDVDEVNRRTGGNDGTEFDGTDVIGNTKHLMSAVNSLPELTARKQVIDKHTNIATVLLGEIKERSLDAFANKEYDMMARGGIDQKELMGALRGKGTKMDKLRFAIMYLISSESINQGEVELVEAALRESEVDTRAFQYVKKIKSLNVSLASANSASRSNIVDWAEKLYGQSISAVTAGVKNLLSSDRQLALTRTVEALMEGKPNPEVDSYLMFDPRAPKSSSGSSHLKGPFKEAIVFMVGGGNYVEYGSLQELVQRQQPTRHVIYGTTEILTGEEFVEQLALLGQKMGLGGAPVAAPTQ; translated from the exons ATGGCTCTCAATCTCCGGCAAAGGCAAACAG AATGTATTGCGCGTATGCTGAATCTGAACCAACCTGTTAATGCGACGGGTATGGCAAACGAAGAGGTTTATAAGATGTTGATCTATGATAAGTATTGCCAGAACATTCTCTCCCCACTCATCCATGTTAAGGATCTTCGAAAGCACGGTGTGACGCTTTTCTTCCTCATTGATAAGGACCGAAAACCCGTCCCTGATGTGCCTGCGGTCTACTTTGTCCAGCCCACCCATGCCAACATTCAGCGCATCATTGCCGACACCTCCAGCCTGCTCTATGATAGCTTCCATCTTAATTTCTCGTCCTGTATCCCCCGTCCGCTTCTTGAGGATCTCGCATCTGGGGCTGTGAATTCGGATTCGATTCATCGGATTTCGAAGGTGCATGATCAGTATTTGGAGTTTGTGACACTGGAGGATAATTTGTTTTCCTTGGCACAGAAGTCTAGTTATGTTCAGTTGAATGATCCCTCGGCAGGGGACCGTGAGATTGAGGAGATTATTGAGAAGATAGTTGGTGGCTTGTTCTGTGTTTTGGCCACCCTTGCTGTTGTGCCAATTATCAGGTGCCCACGTGGCGGACCGGCTGAGATGGTAGCATCGGCATTGGATCAGAGACTGCGTGACCACTTGTTGTCGAAGAACAATTTGTTTACAGAAGGTGGGAATTTTGTGAGCTCTTTTCAGCGTCCTGTATTGTGTTTATTTGACCGTAACTTCGAGTTGTCTGTGGGCATACAGCATGATTTTAGGTACCAACCATTGGTGCATGATGTTCTTGGGTTGAGGCTTAATAGGTTGAATGTGCCAGGGGAAAAGGGCGGGATGAAGTCATTTGAGTTAGATAGCTCAGACCCGTTTTGGGCAGCAAATTGGTCTTTAGCATTTCCTGAAGTAGCAGGGGAGATTGAGAGCCAATTGAGTAAGTATAAGAAGGATGTTGATGAGGTAAATAGAAGGACTGGCGGGAATGATGGAACTGAGTTTGATGGGACAGATGTGATTGGAAACACAAAACACTTGATGAGTGCAGTGAACTCCTTACCTGAGTTGACTGCAAGGAAGCAGGTGATTGATAAGCACACAAATATTGCAACTGTGTTATTGGGTGAGATCAAGGAGAGGTCGCTTGATGCTTTTGCCAACAAGGAGTATGACATGATGGCTAGAGGGGGCATTGATCAAAAAGAACTTATGGGTGCACTTAGAGGAAAAGGAACTAAGATGGATAAACTGCGATTTGCTATCATGTATCTCATTTCATCAGAAAGCATTAACCAGGGAGAAGTCGAATTAGTGGAAGCAGCCCTCAGGGAGTCGGAGGTTGATACCCGTGCATTTCAGTATGTGAAGAAGATCAAGTCGCTGAATGTCTCATTGGCATCAGCAAATTCTGCCAGCAGAAGCAATATAGTTGATTGGGCAGAGAAGCTCTATGGGCAGTCAATTAGTGCCGTGACAGCAGGTGTCAAAAATCTGTTATCTAGTGATAGGCAGCTGGCACTAACTAGGACAGTGGAGGCTTTGATGGAGGGAAAGCCAAATCCAGAAGTTGATTCTTACCTTATGTTTGATCCTCGTGCTCCAAAGTCAAGCTCGGGAAGCAGCCATTTAAAAGGACCTTTTAAGGAGGCTATAGTGTTCATGGTTGGAGgtggaaattatgtggagtacGGGAGCCTGCAAGAGCTTGTTCAACGTCAACAGCCTACGAGGCATGTTATCTATGGAACCACAGAAATACTCACAGGAGAGGAGTTTGTGGAGCAGCTTGCTCTTTTGGGCCAGAAAATGGGGTTGGGTGGTGCTCCTGTTGCTGCTCCAACTCAGTGA